A region of the Litorilinea aerophila genome:
CATCAACCGGGACCCGGTGGACGGCGTGCTGCTGGAGACGTGATGGCCTGCCCACACCCAACCACTAGTACAGTCTGGCGTCAATACCACGGCAGAAATTCCGGGTGCCCTTTGGGCGCGCTCCCTCCTCTGGTGGAAACCATCGGCGAATTTCTGCCGGGATTTACGAACGCCAGCCCTGCCCTTTGCCCATGAATTCAGTCAACCGCTCCGCCGTGCGCCTGGGCTTCTGGGCCGTCCTCCTGCTGGGCGTCTTCGCCTGGGCGCCGGCCACCTACCCCGGCTACTGGAAAAGCCTGGAAGGCTTCGTGCCTGTCTTCAACGTGGAGGCGTCCAGCGCCATCGCCAGCGTGGCCACCGTGCCGGACCTCTGGCGGGGGACCGGCCGGGCCGCCTTCCTCCTGGCCCAACCCCTCCTGCTGATGGGGGTGAGCCCGGTGGCTGCGGTCCGGGCCCTCTTCATCCTCGCCTTCCTGCTGGGGGGGCTGGGCGTCTATATCTGGCTGGAACCCCGGCTGGGGGACCGGGCGGCCGGGCTGGCGGGCCTGGCCTACATGCTCCTGCCGCCCCTGCTGGCCACGGTCTACGTGCGGGGCAGCCTGGGCGACGCCCTGATCGCCGGCCTCCTGCCCCTGGCCCTGGCCGGTACCGCCATCTACGCCGAGAGCCGGGCCCCCAGCGCCGCAGCCATCGGCGTGCTCAGCATCCTCTGGATGTGGCGGATCCAGGCCGGCCTGGCTGTCTTCGCCACCCTCCTCCTCCTGCTCTACGCCCTCCTGGTGGAACGCCATCCCCTGGCCGGGCTGGTGGTGGCCGTCAGCGGCGCAGCCGGGCTGGTCAGCCTGGTGCCCCTCTGGGCCGTTCAGGCGCCCCCGGTGGAACCCTTTGGTCAACACTTCCTCTACCTCCACCAGCTTCTGGTGGGCCAGTGGACGGTGGCCCCCAGCGTGGCGGGGTGGCAGGATCGCTACCCCTTCCAACTGGGCTTCGCGGTCTGGGGACTGGCCTCGGTGGGCTTCTGGCTCTGGCGGGTGGACCGGGTACGCCTGCCCCTGGCCCAGTGGCGCCGCCTGCTCCTCTTCAGCTTCGGCGGTGCGGCCATTCTGCTGGGCCTGACCCTGGGCATCAGCCAGCCCCTCTGGGAGTGGACCCGGGCCAGCCGCCTCCTGAGCTACCCCTGGCAGCTACTCATTGTGGCGGCCCCGCTCCTGGCGGTGGTCACCGCCAGCGCCGTGGCCCTCAGCCCGGTCTTCCAGCGCCCTCTCCTGTGGACGGCCCTGGTCGCACTGGTGGTGCTCAGCAGCTACCCCTACCTGACCGCGGACTACACCCGCTATCAGCCGCCAGAGCGGCCGGTGGCCATCGTGGGCGAGCGCCAGGAGCTGGTGCTCCTGGAGGCCCACCTGACCCAGGATCCCCGACACGCCGTGGCCGAGCTGTCGGTGACCTGGCAGGTGCTGCATCCCCTCGCCTTCGACTACAACGTCTTCTTCCAGGCCCTGGCGCCGGGAGAAAACGGCCTGCACGTGGTGGCCCAGCTGGACACCCAGCCCCTCCAGGGCAAGCGGCCCGCCACCACCTGGCAGGTGGGGGAAATTCTGGAGGATCACTACCGCCTGGACTTGAGCCAGGTGGCCGATCTGTTGCAGGAAGATCCCGGCCGCCTCCAGTTCTACTTCGGCTACTACGACTGGCGGGACGGCAGCCGCCTGCCGGTGGACGGGGGCATCGATGATAAACTGGTATTCCATGGCGAACGATAACCCGCGAGACTCGGCTGCGGCCAGGCCTGTCCAGCCCCAGCCATCATCATCCGCCCGCCTGGGGGAGAGCACGGTCCTGCCCCTCTGGCGGGACAGCCTCTTCTGGTTGACCCTGGCCTTGAGCCTCTTTGCCGTGGCGCCCTTCATGTTGCCCGGCTACTTCTGGGGCGCCAACGACGCGCGCCACCACGTCTACTTCCTCTTCGAGTTCGACCGCCTGGTCCAGGATGGCATCTGGTGGCCCCGCTGGAGCCCAGACTTCGCCTTTGGCTACGGCTACCCCTTTTTCAACATCTACGCGCCCCTGAGCCACTTCCTGGCCGAGCTCTTGCTGCACTTCGGCGGCCTCAGCTACACCGCCGCCATCGAATCCGTCTTCGGATTGAGCGTGGTTGCCAGCGCGGCGGCCATGTATGCCTTCGTCCGGGACTGGGGGAGCCGCCACATGGCCGTGGTGGCGGCCCTGGTCTATGTCTACGCGCCCTACCATCTGCTCAACCTCTACGTGCGGGCCAACCTGACCGAAAGCATGGCCCTGGTCTGGCTGCCCCTCTGCCTGTGGACCGTCCGTCAGGCCACGCTACGGCCCTCCTACGGCTGGTTCCTGGGGGTGGCCCTCAGCTTCGCCGGGCTGATGCTCACCAGCAACCTGGTCTTTGTGCTCTTCAGCCCCTTCCTGGGGCTCTACCTGGCGCTGCTGGGCGCACGCCAGGCCAGTGGGGTGGGAGGCGCTCCCCGGGTGCGTGCCGTCGGGGCGTGGCTGGGCCGCTGGATCCGGCAGGTGTGGGTGCCGGGCCTGGGCCTGGCCGCCGGCCTGGGCTGCAGCGCCGTCTTCTGGCTGCCCATGGCCCTGGAACGCCAGTACGTGCGGGTGGACCAGTGGTTTGATGGCCGCTACGATTTTCGAGGCCATTTTCTCTACTTTTTCCAGCTCTTCAGCCCCCGCTGGGGCTTCAAGGCCAGCATCCCCGGTCCCGACGACCTCATGGGCTTCCAGCTGGGCCCGGTCCCCCTCATCCTGGCCGTGGTGGGGGTGATCCTGGTGTGGCGCCAGGTCCCTTCCCTGCGCGGCGAGATCGCCTTTTGGGCCGGCGTCGGCCTGGTCACCACCCTGTTGACCCTGCGCTGGGCCGCGCCCCTCTGGGACCTGCCCCTGCTGGGGACCTTCCTGGGCTTTGCCCAGTTCCCCTGGCGCTGGTTCAGCGTGACCCTGGTCTGCCTGAGCCTGCTGGCCGCCCTGCCGTTGCATCCGGCTCTGGGCGGCGGGGGGACGTCCCTGCGGCTGAATCTGCCCCTGCTGGCGGTCATCCTCCTGGTGCTGCTGGGCAGCTATCCCCTGCTGCGGGTGGAGATCGTGCCGCCGGCCGAAGGGCCGGTGGGGCTGCCCGCGCTGATGCGCTTCCAGCAATCGTCCGACGAGATGACCGGCAGCACCGCCTGGGTGAAGGAGATCCCCACCTGGAGCCCCATGGCAGACGAGTACATCAGCCGGGAGAAGGCGGGCGAAGCGGTGACGCCGGTGGCCTCCATGGTGGACTATACCACCCTCAACTACAACCGGGAGACGGGCTTCGTGGTGAATTCCGAATCCCGCAGCAGCATCCACGAGGAGGTCTGGTATTGGTCGCCCCTGCCGGGCCGACGCATCGTCTTCAACCAGTTCTACTATCCCGGCTGGCGGGCCTATCTGCTGGACGGCAAACACGGCAAGCCGGTGCGGGAGCTGCCCATCGTGCCGGAGGGGTGCCTGCCCCCGGGGATGTCGCCGCCGAAGGGTGAATACGCGATGCCCTGCCCGCCCCTGCCCCCCGGCACGGACGATCTGGTGAACCTGGCCGAGGAGCCCACCCGAACCGACAGCACCCTGGGTCGGATGACCGTGCCGGTGCCCCCGGGGGAGGGCTACGTGCTGCTGCGATATGAAGATACGCCGCCGCGGACCATCGGTAAATTTATCTCTCTGGCAACTTTCGTTATACTGTTGTTGACAGGTGTGTTGACAGGTGTATTGTCAGGCGTGTTGTCAGACAGCGGACGCCCCTTGGGGCGGCAATGGATCCATCGACGATGACAGAGACAACCCACGTGCAGCACGAACCCGGCCAGATGGGCCCGGACAGGACACGGCTTCCCGCCGCGCTCCCCCAGTCGGAGCCGTTGTCCGAAGGGACGGCGGTGGCGCCAGAGGCGCCGGAAGTCATGCTTCGGCTGCCCATGATCGTGGAAGATGAAGTCTGCGAGCTCTCCATGCGCTACGGCACGCCCATCCGCCGGACCTATCATGTGGTGGCCGATGATTACATCTACACCTATCGCTGGCGCAAGGACCTGGATCGCCGGGCCGAAGTGGTCTTTGTGCTCCAGGAGCCGGCAGGCCGCATCTGGGTGCACGCCAAGCCCCACTATCCGGCCCGCCTCTACCGGCTGCCTTCTGGAGGGATCCACTGGCACGAGCGGGTGGAGGACGCCCTCTTCCGGGAGATCGAGGAGGAGACCGGGCTGTCGGTCTACCTGGAGCGCTTCCTGGGGCTCATCGAGTATCGCTTCCACCGGGGCACCTCCACCGTCCAGTTCGCCAGCTACATCTTTCACCTGCGTTGTGAGGAAGGCGTGCCGGTCTGTCATGCCAGCGAGAAGATTTCCGAGTTTCGGCCCATCCTGCCCGCCCAGCTTTCGTTGATCATCGCCAGCCTGCGCAACCTGATGGGCGACCGCCGCGGCTGGGGGCAATGGCGGGCGC
Encoded here:
- a CDS encoding glycosyltransferase family protein, with amino-acid sequence MNSVNRSAVRLGFWAVLLLGVFAWAPATYPGYWKSLEGFVPVFNVEASSAIASVATVPDLWRGTGRAAFLLAQPLLLMGVSPVAAVRALFILAFLLGGLGVYIWLEPRLGDRAAGLAGLAYMLLPPLLATVYVRGSLGDALIAGLLPLALAGTAIYAESRAPSAAAIGVLSILWMWRIQAGLAVFATLLLLLYALLVERHPLAGLVVAVSGAAGLVSLVPLWAVQAPPVEPFGQHFLYLHQLLVGQWTVAPSVAGWQDRYPFQLGFAVWGLASVGFWLWRVDRVRLPLAQWRRLLLFSFGGAAILLGLTLGISQPLWEWTRASRLLSYPWQLLIVAAPLLAVVTASAVALSPVFQRPLLWTALVALVVLSSYPYLTADYTRYQPPERPVAIVGERQELVLLEAHLTQDPRHAVAELSVTWQVLHPLAFDYNVFFQALAPGENGLHVVAQLDTQPLQGKRPATTWQVGEILEDHYRLDLSQVADLLQEDPGRLQFYFGYYDWRDGSRLPVDGGIDDKLVFHGER
- a CDS encoding NUDIX hydrolase gives rise to the protein MTETTHVQHEPGQMGPDRTRLPAALPQSEPLSEGTAVAPEAPEVMLRLPMIVEDEVCELSMRYGTPIRRTYHVVADDYIYTYRWRKDLDRRAEVVFVLQEPAGRIWVHAKPHYPARLYRLPSGGIHWHERVEDALFREIEEETGLSVYLERFLGLIEYRFHRGTSTVQFASYIFHLRCEEGVPVCHASEKISEFRPILPAQLSLIIASLRNLMGDRRGWGQWRALAHDLVYRYLVN